In the Mastacembelus armatus chromosome 17, fMasArm1.2, whole genome shotgun sequence genome, one interval contains:
- the ackr4a gene encoding atypical chemokine receptor 4: MDVSEEGYFYHENISFNFSYEDYPSLCEKADIRSFAALFLPIMYSVCLVVGVAGNALVVAVYAYHKRLKTMADAFLTHLAVADLLLLFTLPFWAADAARGWELGAVACKIISACYTVNFTCCMLLLACISLDRYIALAKAQGRDQRGLLQRVVNRRHCWKVCLVVWVTAFMLGLPDLIFSEVKWASNRNICLAIYPPSMTVGGKAVLEIIEVLLGFLLPLLVMGICYWTMGRVLKDLPIESRGKKWKALRVLLIVVGVFVVTQLPYNVLKVYRTMDKVYVLVTHCGTSKALDQAAQVTESLALTHCCLNPILYAFMGSSFRQHMMKVAKKFGEKRRRRRREHPAEEEGIEMSFNSASQETNTFSI; this comes from the coding sequence ATGGATGTCTCAGAGGAGGGATACTTTTACCATGAAAACATCAGCTTTAACTTTAGCTATGAAGACTATCCCTCTTTGTGTGAGAAGGCTGACATCCGTTCCTTTGCTGCCCTCTTCCTCCCCATCATGTACTCAGTGTGTCTGGTGGTGGGAGTGGCAGGAAATGCCTTAGTCGTGGCCGTCTACGCCTACCATAAACGCTTGAAAACCATGGCAGATGCTTTCCTTACACACCTGGCTGTGGCCGACCTGCTCCTGCTCTTCACGCTCCCTTTCTGGGCAGCGGATGCGGCGAGGGGCTGGGAGCTGGGGGCTGTCGCCTGTAAGATCATCTCGGCCTGCTACACAGTCAACTTCACCTgctgcatgctgctgctggcCTGCATCAGCCTGGATCGGTACATAGCATTAGCCAAAGCACAAGGTAGAGACCAAAGAGGGCTGTTGCAGAGGGTGGTTAACAGGAGACACTGCTGGAAGGTGTGTTTAGTTGTTTGGGTGACAGCATTCATGCTTGGTCTTCCTGATTTAATATTCTCAGAAGTGAAGTGGGCATCTAACAGGAACATCTGCCTAGCTATTTACCCTCCATCTATGACTGTAGGAGGTAAAGCTGTCCTGGAGATAATTGAAGTGCTGCTGGGATTTCTGCTCCCTCTCTTGGTTATGGGGATCTGTTACTGGACCATGGGCCGGGTACTAAAGGATCTCCCTATTGAGAGCAGAGGCAAGAAGTGGAAAGCTCTGCGTGTTCTTCTAATTGTAGTGGGGGTGTTTGTGGTCACACAGCTGCCTTATAATGTGTTAAAGGTCTATCGAACGATGGACAAAGTCTATGTTTTAGTGACCCACTGTGGGACGAGTAAAGCGCTGGATCAGGCAGCTCAGGTGACAGAGAGCTTGGCTCTCACTCACTGCTGCCTCAACCCGATCCTCTATGCATTTATGGGGTCTTCCTTCAGACAGCACATGATGAAAGTGGCCAAGAAGTTTGGCGAGAAGAGacggaggaggagaagggaacatcctgcagaggaggaagggaTAGAAATGTCATTTAACAGTGCATCTcaagagacaaacacattttcaatatGA